The following proteins are co-located in the Streptomyces sp. DT2A-34 genome:
- a CDS encoding lysylphosphatidylglycerol synthase transmembrane domain-containing protein, whose product MSLLPLGGAAGPLPTAPAAHAAPAPVRSPFTPFSPASLTRHAITLLPLLLIGAWAAADWRTFADGATRLASADPWWLLAGLFFTCMGWVAAACVRQGALPERLPPGLLLASQFAAGAANQVLPASIGAHAVTLRFLQNRGIPLPRATASLALYSLVKPIAKTAVLLGFLVAFPELLHLRELVPDERTLLLVTAGVTVALATAAVLAAAVRPLRRPLVRCVRTALTDARILHTRPSRVLALWGGAAATPLLQASVIASVGFALGLPLSWTQVTLALLLAGTAVGAVPAPGGIGPVDAALVFTMAAFGAPTSLAAATVIGYRVLTVWVPLLPGALVLSILVQRKIL is encoded by the coding sequence GTGTCCCTGCTGCCGCTCGGCGGTGCCGCCGGCCCGCTCCCCACCGCCCCCGCCGCCCACGCCGCCCCCGCCCCGGTCCGCTCCCCCTTCACCCCCTTCTCTCCCGCAAGCCTCACCCGCCACGCCATCACCCTGCTGCCGCTCCTGCTGATCGGGGCGTGGGCGGCGGCCGACTGGCGCACCTTCGCCGACGGCGCCACCCGGCTCGCCTCCGCCGACCCCTGGTGGCTGCTCGCCGGTCTCTTCTTCACCTGCATGGGCTGGGTGGCCGCCGCGTGCGTCCGCCAAGGGGCCCTGCCGGAACGGCTCCCGCCGGGCCTGCTGCTCGCCTCGCAGTTCGCTGCCGGCGCCGCGAACCAGGTGCTGCCGGCGAGTATCGGCGCCCACGCCGTCACCCTGCGCTTCCTGCAGAACCGCGGCATACCGCTGCCCCGGGCCACCGCCTCACTCGCCCTGTACTCACTGGTCAAGCCGATCGCGAAGACGGCGGTGCTGCTCGGCTTCCTCGTGGCCTTCCCCGAACTGCTGCACCTGCGCGAACTCGTCCCGGACGAGCGGACGTTGCTCCTGGTGACCGCGGGCGTGACGGTCGCCCTCGCCACCGCGGCCGTCCTCGCGGCAGCCGTACGGCCGCTGCGCCGCCCCCTCGTGCGCTGCGTCCGGACCGCCCTGACCGACGCGCGGATCCTGCACACCCGGCCCAGCCGCGTCCTGGCCCTGTGGGGCGGGGCCGCCGCCACCCCGCTGCTGCAGGCGAGCGTGATCGCCTCGGTCGGCTTCGCGCTCGGCCTGCCGCTGTCCTGGACGCAGGTGACCCTCGCCCTCCTGCTCGCCGGCACCGCGGTGGGCGCCGTACCCGCACCGGGCGGCATCGGCCCCGTGGACGCGGCGCTGGTGTTCACGATGGCCGCCTTCGGCGCACCGACGAGCCTCGCCGCGGCCACGGTCATCGGCTACCGCGTCCTGACGGTCTGGGTCCCCCTGCTGCCGGGCGCACTGGTGCTCTCGATCCTGGTCCAGCGCAAGATCCTCTGA
- a CDS encoding MFS transporter, protein MDRTSAPERVKGGGLAVFSVAFALWITMAGTTAPTPLYPLYGEEFGFTPFTVTVVFAVYALGVVLGLLVFGRLSDQVGRRPVLIAATLLSVCAAIVFLFAQNLGAILAARVISGFSAALVTGAATASLAERLGQHARVKPATVALFANMGGLACGTLLAGILADVAPSPLRTPWVVMLALAAVGMLGVMVNGESSTHRSGFSLQFHPLHVPAEIRSDFLRSAMAAGSGFAVLGVLTAVTGLFLGTVLNETSHTLTGLVVFTAFACTAFGQLLVRTLKPATALPVSCVGLIVAAGLIATSMATDTLTPLLVGAAVNGLATGIAVGHGIGSITTRSAPQHRGASVSTFFAILYSMLAVPAIGVGVLIRETSLRPAGETFSAVVAALSLGVLLSLVRTGRKAA, encoded by the coding sequence ATGGACCGGACCAGCGCACCAGAGAGGGTGAAGGGCGGCGGGCTCGCTGTGTTCAGCGTGGCCTTCGCCTTATGGATCACCATGGCGGGCACCACGGCGCCCACCCCCCTCTACCCGCTCTACGGCGAGGAGTTCGGCTTCACGCCCTTCACCGTGACCGTGGTCTTCGCCGTCTACGCGCTCGGCGTCGTCCTCGGGCTGCTGGTCTTCGGGCGGCTGTCCGACCAGGTGGGACGCCGCCCTGTACTCATCGCGGCCACGCTGCTGTCGGTGTGCGCCGCGATCGTCTTCCTGTTCGCCCAGAACCTCGGGGCCATCCTCGCCGCCCGGGTCATCTCCGGCTTCTCGGCGGCTCTGGTGACCGGCGCCGCCACCGCCTCCCTCGCCGAACGACTCGGGCAGCACGCCCGCGTGAAGCCCGCGACCGTCGCCCTGTTCGCGAACATGGGCGGCCTGGCCTGCGGCACCCTGCTGGCCGGCATCCTGGCCGATGTCGCCCCGTCCCCGCTGCGCACACCGTGGGTCGTCATGCTCGCCCTGGCCGCCGTCGGCATGCTCGGCGTCATGGTGAACGGGGAGAGCTCCACGCACCGGTCCGGCTTCTCGCTCCAGTTCCATCCGCTGCACGTACCGGCCGAGATCCGGTCGGACTTCCTGCGCTCCGCCATGGCGGCCGGTTCGGGCTTCGCGGTGTTGGGCGTGCTGACCGCCGTGACCGGCCTGTTCCTGGGCACAGTGCTGAACGAGACCAGCCATACGCTGACCGGCCTCGTCGTCTTCACCGCCTTCGCCTGCACCGCCTTCGGCCAGCTCCTGGTCCGCACCCTCAAGCCGGCTACCGCCCTGCCCGTGTCCTGCGTGGGGCTGATCGTGGCCGCCGGCCTGATCGCCACGTCGATGGCCACCGACACCCTGACACCCCTGCTCGTCGGCGCCGCCGTCAACGGCCTGGCGACGGGCATCGCCGTGGGGCACGGCATCGGCAGCATCACCACGCGCAGCGCTCCCCAGCACCGCGGCGCGTCGGTGTCCACCTTCTTCGCCATCCTGTACTCGATGCTCGCGGTGCCCGCGATCGGCGTGGGCGTCCTGATCCGCGAGACCAGCCTGCGCCCGGCGGGCGAGACGTTCAGCGCGGTGGTCGCCGCGCTCTCTCTCGGCGTACTGCTCAGCCTGGTGCGCACCGGCCGGAAGGCCGCCTGA
- a CDS encoding TetR/AcrR family transcriptional regulator, with translation MHAADDLLVERGFTGLTIEGIAQRAGVAKQTIYRWWKSKVDILLDTLVDDAREALQWRTDEAAGVEENLASHLRRVADFFEEPAGQVLQALLGQAQLESDTAAALREGFLNEQRERDVAGLRELLARDHEITVDDRTLDHLVDLLLGPLYYRVLVFGAPIDKELVESTTRLVLALARESSPKFS, from the coding sequence CTGCACGCCGCGGACGATCTCCTCGTCGAGCGGGGGTTCACCGGTCTGACCATCGAGGGCATCGCCCAGCGCGCGGGTGTGGCCAAGCAGACGATCTACCGCTGGTGGAAGTCGAAGGTCGACATCCTCCTGGACACCCTCGTCGACGACGCCCGCGAGGCCCTTCAGTGGCGGACGGACGAGGCCGCGGGCGTCGAGGAGAACCTCGCGTCCCATCTGCGGCGTGTGGCCGACTTCTTCGAGGAGCCGGCCGGCCAGGTGCTTCAGGCCCTGCTCGGCCAGGCCCAGCTGGAAAGCGACACGGCCGCGGCACTGCGGGAAGGGTTCCTGAACGAGCAACGTGAGCGCGACGTGGCCGGCCTGCGCGAGCTCCTCGCCCGCGATCACGAGATCACCGTCGACGACCGGACCCTCGACCACCTCGTGGATCTGCTGCTCGGCCCGCTGTACTACCGGGTGCTCGTGTTCGGTGCGCCCATCGACAAGGAACTCGTGGAGTCCACGACCCGGCTCGTACTGGCCCTCGCCCGCGAGTCGTCGCCCAAGTTCTCCTGA
- a CDS encoding FAD-dependent monooxygenase gives MAPKRPYVAVVGGGIGGLAVAIGLRRQGIEVVVHEQARELAHQGAGIAIGANGHRALRDLGVAGRLTGAAVEPVRADFRHWRTGRAMVTHTLTGTYEERFKAPFWTVERAAVQQALLAELGTSRVRLGARCTEVEQTGAGAVLRFADGTETEADAVIGADGIHSAVRHSVFGPDEAVFSGTSGYRALVPMDRLGHVPELAERVLWLWLGPGRHFIAYPVAGGAALNFLAVVPDAEWTIESWSTEGDGAELLAAFDGWHPFVTEILAACERPGRWALYDREPQRVWSAGRVTLLGDAAHAMLPHHGQGANQSLEDAVVLAHLLGRAGADEAAVALRSYEQLRRPRTRLLQAGSRKNATCFQLPDGAEAEARNARLTGLPDDLAWIHGHDALGELRASTTTAVQPAGSLSTSNER, from the coding sequence ATGGCGCCCAAACGCCCGTACGTGGCCGTCGTCGGCGGTGGCATCGGCGGACTGGCCGTCGCCATCGGACTACGGCGGCAGGGCATCGAGGTCGTCGTCCACGAACAGGCCCGCGAACTGGCCCACCAGGGCGCCGGCATCGCCATCGGCGCCAACGGCCACCGCGCCCTGCGCGACCTCGGCGTCGCGGGCCGCCTGACCGGGGCGGCCGTCGAGCCCGTGCGCGCCGACTTCCGGCACTGGCGCACCGGCCGCGCCATGGTGACGCACACCCTGACCGGGACGTACGAGGAGAGGTTCAAGGCGCCCTTCTGGACCGTGGAGCGGGCGGCCGTGCAGCAGGCCCTGCTCGCCGAGCTGGGGACAAGCCGGGTCCGGCTCGGCGCGCGCTGCACCGAGGTGGAGCAGACCGGCGCCGGCGCCGTGCTCCGCTTCGCCGACGGCACCGAGACCGAGGCCGACGCGGTCATCGGGGCCGACGGCATCCATTCCGCCGTACGGCACAGCGTCTTCGGGCCGGACGAGGCCGTGTTCTCCGGCACCAGCGGCTACCGCGCCCTGGTCCCCATGGACCGGCTCGGGCACGTCCCCGAACTCGCCGAACGGGTGCTGTGGCTGTGGCTCGGCCCGGGTCGGCACTTCATCGCCTACCCGGTGGCCGGCGGAGCCGCGCTGAACTTCCTCGCCGTCGTCCCCGATGCCGAGTGGACGATCGAGTCCTGGTCCACCGAGGGCGACGGCGCGGAACTGCTCGCCGCCTTCGACGGCTGGCACCCGTTCGTCACCGAGATCCTCGCCGCGTGCGAACGGCCCGGCCGGTGGGCGCTGTACGACCGCGAACCGCAGCGTGTCTGGAGCGCGGGCCGGGTCACCCTGCTCGGCGACGCGGCCCACGCGATGCTGCCGCACCACGGGCAGGGCGCGAACCAGTCGCTGGAGGACGCGGTGGTGCTGGCGCACCTCCTCGGCCGCGCCGGCGCCGACGAGGCCGCGGTGGCCCTGCGGTCCTACGAGCAGCTGCGCCGACCGCGCACCCGTCTGCTCCAGGCGGGCTCCCGCAAGAACGCCACCTGCTTCCAACTGCCGGACGGCGCCGAGGCGGAGGCCCGCAACGCCCGGCTGACCGGGCTGCCCGACGACCTCGCCTGGATCCACGGACACGACGCGCTGGGCGAGCTGCGCGCGTCCACGACAACGGCCGTCCAACCAGCCGGCTCCCTCTCCACCTCGAACGAACGGTGA
- a CDS encoding flavin reductase family protein — translation MNSRTLPDEDRLRHVLGQFVTGVCAVSTRFDTPSGVRHDAIAVNSFTSVSLDPPLVSMYLRGDSTFLQRVRTSGQWAVSFLGNRARSLVGVLTTPAARRPAVEDAADWTVGPHTGCLLLPDGPGTLECALHLTQPLGDHVLVVGRVLGAVGRDHEPLVFHRGTFTGISPAQ, via the coding sequence GTGAACAGCCGCACCCTGCCGGACGAGGACCGACTCCGGCACGTCCTCGGACAGTTCGTGACCGGTGTGTGCGCGGTGTCGACCCGGTTCGACACCCCGTCCGGAGTCCGGCACGACGCCATCGCGGTGAACTCGTTCACCTCGGTCTCCCTCGACCCGCCGCTGGTGTCCATGTACCTGCGCGGCGACTCCACCTTCCTTCAGCGCGTGCGCACGTCCGGCCAGTGGGCCGTGTCGTTCCTGGGCAACCGGGCGCGATCGCTGGTCGGAGTCCTCACCACGCCCGCGGCGCGGCGCCCCGCCGTGGAGGACGCCGCGGACTGGACCGTCGGACCGCACACCGGCTGCCTGCTCCTGCCGGACGGGCCCGGAACGCTCGAATGCGCCCTGCACCTCACCCAGCCCCTCGGCGACCACGTGCTCGTCGTCGGGCGGGTGCTCGGCGCCGTCGGCCGCGACCACGAACCCCTGGTCTTCCACCGGGGCACCTTCACGGGGATCTCGCCGGCGCAGTGA
- a CDS encoding 4-hydroxyphenylacetate 3-hydroxylase N-terminal domain-containing protein, with translation MQGHARDGREVRIYGERVEDVTSHPAFRNNSRMVARLYDALHDPERNSKLVVPTDTGNGGFTHPYFKAPYTTGDLRTSAQAMAEWARMTYGWLGRTPDFKAAFLSTLGSNREHYAPFEDNAATWYRTAQENVLFIGHGIVNPPIDRNRGLTELRDVMLTVERETDAGLVVSGAKVVGTGAALTQHIFIGSYGVIPNGAKEFSAYFIVPTNSPGLKVISRPSYEFAAATVSSPFDQPLSSRLDENDGILVFDQVLIPWENVFCYDVDKANNFFYGSGFFYRAMFHACVRFAVKMDFLTGLLAKCLETTGTSEFRGVQSRLGEVLAYRNMFWALVDSMAENPTKWPDGTVTPNGKTALAFRVLSSSVFPKVREIFLRDLGSSLIYNNSHALDWSNPEVRPYLDKYVRGLGVEAVDRVKLMKLAWDAVGTEFGARWELYEMNYAGNHEQIRFEALHAQQASGKFEDYKQLVDRCLSEYDEHGWTVPDLINPKDTTVIGGGTPTRAAR, from the coding sequence GTGCAGGGACATGCCCGCGACGGCCGCGAGGTGCGGATCTACGGCGAGCGGGTGGAGGACGTCACCAGCCACCCGGCCTTCCGCAACAACTCCCGGATGGTGGCCCGGCTGTACGACGCGCTGCACGATCCCGAGCGCAACAGCAAACTGGTCGTCCCCACCGACACCGGCAACGGCGGTTTCACCCACCCCTACTTCAAGGCCCCGTACACCACCGGCGATCTGCGCACATCGGCGCAGGCCATGGCGGAGTGGGCCCGCATGACGTACGGCTGGCTGGGCCGCACCCCGGACTTCAAGGCCGCCTTCCTGTCCACCCTGGGGTCGAACCGGGAGCACTACGCGCCGTTCGAGGACAACGCCGCCACCTGGTACCGCACGGCGCAGGAGAACGTGCTGTTCATCGGCCACGGCATCGTCAACCCGCCGATCGACCGCAATCGGGGACTCACCGAGCTCAGGGACGTGATGCTGACGGTCGAGCGGGAGACCGACGCCGGCCTCGTCGTGTCCGGGGCCAAGGTCGTCGGCACCGGCGCGGCGCTCACCCAGCACATCTTCATCGGCAGCTACGGGGTCATACCGAACGGCGCGAAGGAATTCTCCGCGTACTTCATCGTGCCGACGAACAGCCCCGGACTGAAGGTCATCTCGCGGCCGTCGTACGAATTCGCGGCGGCCACCGTCAGCAGCCCCTTCGACCAGCCGCTGAGCAGCCGCCTGGACGAGAACGACGGAATCCTCGTCTTCGATCAAGTACTGATTCCCTGGGAGAACGTCTTCTGCTACGACGTCGACAAGGCGAACAATTTCTTCTACGGCTCCGGGTTCTTCTACCGGGCCATGTTCCACGCCTGCGTCCGTTTCGCCGTGAAGATGGACTTCCTGACCGGACTGCTCGCCAAGTGCCTGGAGACGACGGGAACTTCCGAGTTCCGCGGCGTGCAGAGCCGGCTCGGTGAGGTGCTCGCCTACCGCAACATGTTCTGGGCCCTGGTGGATTCCATGGCCGAGAACCCGACCAAGTGGCCCGACGGCACGGTCACCCCCAACGGCAAGACGGCCCTGGCGTTCCGCGTCCTGTCCTCCTCCGTCTTCCCCAAGGTGCGCGAGATCTTCCTGCGCGACCTCGGCAGCTCCCTGATCTACAACAACTCCCACGCGCTCGACTGGTCCAACCCCGAGGTCCGGCCCTACCTCGACAAGTACGTCCGCGGCCTCGGTGTGGAGGCGGTCGACCGCGTCAAGCTGATGAAGCTGGCCTGGGACGCGGTCGGCACCGAGTTCGGTGCCCGCTGGGAGCTGTACGAGATGAACTACGCCGGCAACCACGAACAGATCCGCTTCGAGGCGCTGCACGCCCAGCAGGCGTCGGGGAAGTTCGAGGACTACAAGCAACTCGTCGACCGGTGCCTGTCGGAGTACGACGAGCACGGCTGGACGGTTCCCGACCTGATCAATCCCAAGGACACGACCGTCATCGGCGGTGGGACCCCTACCCGGGCCGCGCGGTGA
- a CDS encoding MaoC family dehydratase: MRHFEHFPAGSTYELGATRLTSEDIIGYARAWDPMPFHLDPEAARRSPFGGLVASGWHTGAVVMGQFVRTLLADSACQGSYGMDEVRFLGPVRPGDELRGRATVEEASPHPRRPGTGTVRFAVEAVNQEGTTVYRMRTRLLFACAQPAGTGHEAAAVRR; encoded by the coding sequence GTGCGGCACTTCGAGCACTTCCCCGCCGGCAGCACCTACGAGCTGGGGGCCACGCGGCTGACCAGCGAGGACATCATCGGCTACGCGCGCGCCTGGGACCCCATGCCCTTCCACCTGGACCCCGAGGCGGCCCGCCGTTCTCCTTTCGGGGGTCTGGTGGCCAGCGGCTGGCACACCGGTGCCGTGGTCATGGGGCAGTTCGTGCGCACCCTGCTCGCGGACTCCGCCTGCCAGGGCTCCTACGGCATGGACGAGGTCCGGTTCCTCGGTCCGGTGCGCCCCGGCGACGAACTGCGCGGCCGAGCCACCGTGGAGGAGGCCTCGCCGCATCCCCGGCGGCCGGGTACGGGCACGGTCCGCTTCGCCGTCGAGGCGGTCAACCAGGAGGGCACGACGGTGTACCGGATGCGCACCCGGCTGCTGTTCGCCTGCGCGCAGCCGGCCGGCACCGGTCACGAGGCCGCGGCCGTACGGCGCTGA
- a CDS encoding siderophore-interacting protein, with product MFRARRTRYTATVEAVSPIAPRMARITLGGPGMSAFRCDEPTQWVKLFVTDPLDGRTVGRAYTVRRQSPSEPRIDIDVVLHGKGPAARWAESARPGQEVSFGGPKGSFRPLPDADFYLLAGDESAQPAVLTIAENLPPGTGAAIYLEVAGPEAQVPVPRRADLDVVWVHREAGRSKGEALRDAVLKAAVPRQGVAAWAAGESGAVRDIRRHLTEGLGLDRQHAYAKGYWKLDEADHRDPLASD from the coding sequence ATGTTCCGCGCACGCCGAACCCGTTACACCGCCACGGTGGAGGCGGTCTCCCCGATCGCCCCGCGGATGGCGCGCATCACCCTGGGAGGGCCCGGGATGTCGGCCTTCCGGTGCGACGAACCCACGCAGTGGGTGAAGCTGTTCGTGACCGACCCGCTCGACGGCCGGACGGTCGGCCGCGCCTACACCGTGCGCCGCCAGTCCCCGTCCGAGCCCCGCATCGACATCGACGTCGTCCTGCACGGAAAGGGCCCCGCCGCACGCTGGGCCGAGTCCGCGCGCCCGGGCCAGGAGGTCTCCTTCGGTGGCCCCAAGGGATCCTTCCGTCCCCTCCCCGACGCCGACTTCTACCTCCTGGCGGGCGACGAGAGCGCCCAGCCCGCGGTCCTCACCATCGCCGAGAACCTGCCGCCCGGAACAGGCGCCGCCATCTACCTGGAGGTGGCCGGCCCCGAGGCCCAAGTCCCGGTGCCCCGGCGGGCCGACCTGGACGTCGTATGGGTCCACCGGGAGGCCGGCCGGTCCAAGGGCGAGGCCCTGCGGGACGCCGTACTCAAGGCCGCCGTGCCGCGGCAGGGCGTCGCCGCGTGGGCGGCCGGCGAGTCCGGTGCCGTCAGGGACATCCGCCGCCACCTCACGGAGGGCCTCGGCCTGGACCGTCAGCACGCCTACGCGAAGGGCTACTGGAAGCTGGACGAGGCGGACCACCGCGACCCCCTGGCCTCGGACTGA
- a CDS encoding PP2C family serine/threonine-protein phosphatase — protein MPYVAVSAISHPGRLRERNEDSLVVGPWTLCATVTENPQTLVFPLGTPLVVAVADGLGGHPGGDVASALVVRRIASLGPALSSEVAVRDALNACNRAVYQAAGGDEGGKLSAMGTTVAGVVVQPGSLLAFNVGDSRVFAVSRDGLRQVSVDDSPPHPAGSTTFLVTQCLGGSPTYRAVQPHVMAEPLQPGVRYLVCSDGLTDPVKEDVLDEVLREHDDGRAAFELWKAAIEAGGPDNITVAVVRVGEE, from the coding sequence ATGCCGTACGTCGCTGTGAGTGCGATCAGCCACCCCGGACGGCTGCGCGAGCGGAACGAGGACAGCCTCGTCGTGGGGCCGTGGACGTTGTGCGCGACGGTGACCGAGAATCCGCAGACCCTGGTCTTCCCGCTCGGGACGCCCCTGGTCGTGGCCGTCGCCGACGGGCTCGGCGGGCATCCCGGCGGCGATGTGGCCAGCGCCCTGGTCGTCCGCCGGATCGCCTCGCTCGGTCCCGCCCTGAGCAGCGAGGTCGCCGTCCGCGACGCCCTGAACGCCTGCAACCGCGCCGTGTACCAGGCGGCCGGGGGCGACGAGGGAGGCAAGCTGTCCGCCATGGGGACGACGGTCGCCGGAGTCGTCGTACAGCCCGGCTCGCTGCTGGCGTTCAACGTGGGCGACAGCCGGGTCTTCGCGGTCTCCCGTGACGGGCTGCGCCAGGTGAGCGTCGACGACAGCCCACCGCACCCGGCCGGGAGCACCACCTTCCTCGTCACCCAGTGCCTGGGCGGCTCGCCGACCTACCGTGCCGTCCAGCCCCATGTCATGGCCGAGCCCCTCCAGCCCGGCGTTCGCTACCTCGTCTGCTCGGACGGGCTGACGGACCCGGTGAAGGAGGACGTACTGGACGAGGTCCTGCGGGAACACGACGACGGCCGGGCGGCCTTCGAGCTGTGGAAGGCCGCGATCGAGGCGGGCGGGCCCGACAACATCACGGTGGCGGTGGTGCGGGTCGGGGAGGAGTAG
- the msrB gene encoding peptide-methionine (R)-S-oxide reductase MsrB gives MSYDVEKPDEQWRAELTPAEYAVLRQAGTEPAFTGEYTNTKTTGVYSCRACGAELFTSTTKFESHCGWPSFYDPKDTDAVELIEDRSHGMVRTEVRCARCGSHLGHVFEGEGYPTPTDQRYCINSISLRLTPDEG, from the coding sequence ATGTCGTACGACGTCGAAAAGCCGGACGAGCAGTGGCGCGCGGAGCTGACGCCGGCCGAGTACGCCGTCCTCCGCCAGGCCGGCACGGAGCCCGCCTTCACCGGTGAGTACACCAACACCAAGACGACGGGCGTCTACTCCTGCCGCGCCTGCGGCGCCGAACTGTTCACCTCCACCACGAAGTTCGAGTCGCACTGCGGCTGGCCGTCCTTCTACGACCCGAAGGACACCGACGCGGTGGAGCTCATCGAGGACCGTTCGCACGGGATGGTGCGGACCGAGGTGCGGTGCGCCCGGTGCGGGTCGCATCTCGGGCATGTCTTCGAGGGGGAGGGGTATCCGACCCCGACCGACCAGCGGTACTGCATCAACAGCATCTCGCTGCGGCTGACGCCGGACGAGGGCTGA
- the murC gene encoding UDP-N-acetylmuramate--L-alanine ligase yields MAPGLPTAMDRPHFIGIGGAGMSGIAKILAQRGAKVAGSDAKESGTAEALRALGVTVHIGHAAEHLADDASCVVVSSAIRQDNPELARAAELGIPVVHRSDALASLMDGLRPIAVAGTHGKTTTTSMLAVSLSELGLKPSYAIGGDLDAPGSNALHGDGDIFVAEADESDRSFHKYAPDVAIVLNVELDHHANYASMDEIYESFETFADRITDGGTLVISADQDGARELTRRVTARDVRVVTYGEAEDADVRVLSVLAQGLKSQVTVLLDGQELTFTVSVPGRHYALNAVAALAAGAALGVPAAELAPALAAYTGVKRRLQLKGEAAGVQVIDSYAHHPTEMTADLEAMRSAAGDARILVVYQPHLFSRTQELGKEMGDALALADSSLVLDIYPAREDPIPGVTSDLIIEAARAAGADVTAVQDKGEVPALVAGMAKPGDLVLTMGAGDVTDLGPLILDRLSK; encoded by the coding sequence ATGGCACCCGGCCTTCCCACCGCCATGGACCGACCGCACTTCATCGGTATCGGTGGGGCCGGAATGTCGGGGATCGCGAAGATTCTCGCGCAGCGTGGGGCCAAGGTGGCGGGCAGTGATGCCAAGGAGTCCGGGACCGCCGAGGCGCTGCGGGCCCTCGGGGTGACCGTGCACATCGGGCATGCGGCGGAGCATCTCGCCGACGATGCCAGCTGTGTCGTCGTGTCGTCGGCGATCCGGCAGGACAACCCCGAGCTGGCCCGCGCCGCCGAGCTGGGTATTCCGGTGGTGCACCGCTCCGACGCGCTCGCGTCGCTGATGGACGGGCTGCGTCCGATCGCCGTCGCCGGTACGCACGGCAAGACGACCACGACGTCGATGCTGGCGGTCTCGCTGAGCGAGCTGGGCCTGAAGCCGTCGTACGCCATCGGCGGCGACCTGGACGCCCCCGGCTCGAACGCCCTGCACGGCGACGGCGACATCTTCGTCGCAGAGGCGGATGAATCGGACCGCAGCTTCCACAAGTACGCGCCCGACGTCGCGATCGTCCTGAACGTCGAGCTCGACCACCACGCCAACTACGCGTCGATGGACGAGATCTACGAGTCCTTCGAGACGTTCGCGGACCGCATCACCGACGGCGGCACGCTGGTGATCTCGGCGGACCAGGACGGGGCGCGGGAGCTGACCCGGCGGGTCACGGCGCGCGACGTGCGGGTGGTGACGTACGGCGAGGCCGAGGACGCCGACGTACGGGTCCTGTCCGTGCTGGCGCAGGGGCTGAAGAGCCAGGTCACCGTCCTCCTCGACGGCCAGGAGCTCACCTTCACGGTCTCGGTCCCCGGCCGCCACTACGCGCTCAACGCCGTGGCCGCGCTGGCGGCGGGCGCGGCGCTCGGTGTCCCGGCCGCCGAGCTGGCCCCCGCCCTGGCGGCCTACACGGGCGTCAAGCGGCGGCTCCAGTTGAAGGGCGAGGCCGCCGGCGTCCAGGTCATCGACTCCTACGCCCACCACCCGACCGAGATGACGGCCGACCTGGAGGCCATGCGCTCGGCCGCCGGGGACGCCCGCATCCTGGTCGTCTACCAGCCCCACCTCTTCTCCCGCACGCAGGAGCTCGGCAAGGAGATGGGCGACGCCCTCGCCCTCGCCGACTCCTCGCTGGTCCTGGACATCTATCCGGCCCGCGAGGACCCCATCCCCGGCGTCACCAGCGACCTGATCATCGAGGCGGCCCGGGCGGCGGGCGCCGACGTGACGGCGGTCCAGGACAAGGGCGAGGTGCCCGCGCTGGTCGCGGGAATGGCGAAGCCCGGCGATCTCGTTCTCACCATGGGCGCGGGCGATGTCACCGACCTCGGCCCGCTCATCCTGGACCGCCTGTCGAAGTGA
- a CDS encoding indole-3-glycerol phosphate synthase — MFTSVLMIEKALTSADVEFVTTLHGDEQVAFHVLLQPRGEQADRLLRAIDDIALGELDEAVREGKTPEGEEALSTGERALEVSLTALRGTGAEAEGRLLEDHPLDALKAVVDEVGADEVIVLTDPHYVEEFFHRDWASRARHKVGVPVLKLFSHSKA, encoded by the coding sequence GTGTTCACAAGCGTTTTGATGATCGAGAAGGCCCTGACGTCCGCCGACGTGGAGTTCGTCACGACCTTGCACGGGGACGAGCAGGTCGCCTTCCATGTCTTGCTCCAGCCGCGCGGTGAGCAGGCCGACAGGTTGTTGCGTGCCATCGACGACATCGCGCTCGGCGAGCTCGACGAGGCGGTCCGGGAGGGGAAGACCCCGGAGGGCGAGGAGGCGCTGAGCACGGGGGAGCGGGCGCTGGAGGTGTCGCTCACGGCGCTGCGCGGGACCGGGGCGGAGGCCGAGGGGCGGCTTTTGGAGGACCATCCGCTGGACGCGCTCAAGGCGGTGGTGGACGAGGTCGGGGCGGACGAGGTGATCGTGTTGACCGATCCCCACTACGTGGAGGAGTTCTTCCATCGGGACTGGGCTTCTCGGGCTCGGCACAAGGTGGGGGTGCCGGTGCTGAAGCTTTTCTCGCACAGCAAGGCGTAG